In one Pseudomonas sp. R84 genomic region, the following are encoded:
- the hldE gene encoding bifunctional D-glycero-beta-D-manno-heptose-7-phosphate kinase/D-glycero-beta-D-manno-heptose 1-phosphate adenylyltransferase HldE, with the protein MKLSMPRFDQAPVLVVGDVMLDRYWHGGTSRISPEAPVPVVKVEQIEDRPGGAANVALNIAALGAPASLVGVTGDDEAADSLSNSLKGAGVRALFQRIAHQPTIVKLRVMSRHQQLLRIDFEEPFATDALALGSQVDDLLEGIKVLVLSDYGKGALKNHQALIQAARAKNIPVLADPKGKDFSIYRGASLITPNLSEFEAIVGGCVDEHELVSKGAGLMHDLELGALLVTRGEHGMTLLRPDQPALHLPARAREVFDVTGAGDTVISTLAAAIAAGEDLPHAVALANLAAGIVVGKLGTAAISAPELRRAIQREEGSERGVLGLEQLLLAVADARAHNERIVFTNGCFDILHAGHVTYLEQARAQGDRLIVAVNDDASVSRLKGPGRPINSVDRRMAVLAGLGAVDWVISFPEGTPENLLREVKPDVLVKGGDYGIDQVVGADIVTAYGGTVKVLGLVENSSTTAIVEKIRSR; encoded by the coding sequence ATGAAGTTGTCCATGCCGCGTTTCGATCAAGCCCCGGTCTTGGTAGTCGGCGATGTCATGCTCGACCGTTACTGGCATGGCGGAACCTCACGGATTTCCCCTGAGGCGCCGGTGCCGGTCGTTAAGGTCGAGCAGATCGAAGACCGTCCAGGTGGCGCCGCGAACGTTGCCTTGAACATTGCCGCGCTGGGTGCGCCGGCGTCGCTGGTCGGTGTGACCGGCGACGACGAAGCTGCCGACAGCCTGAGCAACAGTCTCAAAGGCGCGGGCGTTCGTGCCCTGTTCCAGCGCATCGCGCACCAGCCAACCATCGTCAAGCTGCGGGTCATGAGCCGGCACCAGCAACTGCTGCGTATCGACTTTGAAGAACCGTTCGCCACCGACGCCCTGGCCCTCGGTTCGCAGGTCGACGACCTGCTCGAAGGCATCAAGGTGCTGGTACTTTCCGACTACGGCAAAGGCGCTCTGAAAAACCATCAGGCGTTGATCCAGGCCGCCCGCGCGAAGAACATCCCGGTGCTGGCCGACCCGAAGGGCAAGGATTTCTCGATCTATCGTGGCGCCAGCCTGATTACCCCGAACCTCAGCGAATTCGAAGCCATCGTCGGCGGTTGCGTCGATGAGCATGAGCTGGTGAGCAAGGGCGCCGGCCTCATGCACGACCTCGAACTCGGCGCGCTGCTGGTGACACGCGGCGAACACGGCATGACCCTGCTGCGTCCCGACCAGCCGGCACTGCACCTGCCAGCCCGTGCCCGTGAAGTGTTCGACGTCACTGGTGCCGGTGACACGGTAATTTCGACCCTGGCCGCAGCGATTGCCGCCGGTGAAGACCTGCCCCACGCTGTTGCGCTGGCCAATCTGGCCGCAGGCATCGTCGTCGGCAAGCTGGGTACGGCGGCCATCAGCGCCCCGGAACTGCGTCGCGCCATTCAGCGTGAAGAGGGTTCCGAGCGTGGTGTGCTCGGTCTTGAGCAGTTGCTGCTCGCCGTGGCCGATGCCCGCGCGCACAACGAAAGGATCGTCTTCACCAACGGCTGCTTCGACATCCTGCATGCCGGGCATGTCACCTACCTGGAGCAGGCGCGAGCACAGGGCGATCGTCTGATTGTCGCGGTCAACGATGATGCTTCGGTCAGCCGCCTCAAAGGCCCGGGCCGTCCGATCAACAGCGTTGATCGACGCATGGCGGTTCTCGCCGGCCTCGGCGCTGTGGACTGGGTGATCAGCTTCCCTGAAGGCACCCCGGAAAACCTGTTGCGCGAGGTCAAGCCGGATGTGCTGGTCAAGGGCGGCGATTACGGCATCGATCAGGTGGTCGGCGCTGATATCGTTACCGCTTATGGCGGCACCGTGAAGGTCTTGGGGCTTGTGGAAAACAGCTCGACAACTGCGATTGTCGAGAAGATTCGCAGTCGTTGA
- a CDS encoding glycosyltransferase, with translation MKVMLLVMDEQRVILDRLYDIVQQNCDECFIYRLSKQQQLHLGTFLASVDYQTFDRVVIFSRVKRLATQLQVLKCIPGLVFLEHDAYQNYMPASKYRGVYSRLYSRLPSCRALVSGAVVARKMLAEGIDTVFVSKGYDEQMLHNTGVERDIPVGFLGSLKSTEYAERKAMLESLSQRTGMLVTRTKSGEEYLQTLNRIRIFVSADIGMNEFMIKNYEAMACGCVLLAWSQGEEDRLLGFEDMHNTVFYRSEEEAVEKIKLLQSDPELAERIARNGQEFAQSRYSFARVGQALATEIQREMRPWQPPSAFTRFWVKLRYGMKVPV, from the coding sequence ATGAAAGTCATGCTCCTGGTGATGGACGAGCAGCGGGTCATTCTCGACCGGCTCTACGACATCGTGCAGCAGAACTGTGATGAATGTTTCATCTATCGTTTGAGCAAACAGCAGCAGTTGCATCTGGGGACGTTTCTGGCCTCGGTCGATTACCAGACCTTTGATCGCGTGGTGATTTTCTCCCGGGTCAAGCGTCTGGCGACGCAACTGCAAGTGCTCAAATGCATACCCGGGCTGGTTTTCCTTGAGCACGATGCCTATCAGAACTACATGCCGGCGAGTAAGTACCGTGGCGTGTATTCCCGTCTGTACAGCCGCCTGCCGAGCTGTCGGGCGTTGGTGTCCGGTGCCGTGGTCGCGCGCAAGATGTTGGCCGAAGGCATCGACACGGTGTTCGTCTCCAAAGGTTACGACGAGCAGATGCTGCACAACACCGGTGTTGAGCGGGACATTCCCGTCGGCTTTCTTGGCAGCCTGAAAAGCACCGAGTACGCCGAGCGCAAAGCCATGCTCGAGTCGCTTTCGCAACGTACCGGGATGCTGGTGACCCGCACCAAGTCGGGTGAGGAATACCTGCAGACACTCAATCGCATCAGGATTTTCGTCAGCGCCGACATCGGCATGAACGAGTTCATGATCAAGAACTACGAAGCCATGGCTTGCGGCTGTGTGCTGCTGGCCTGGAGCCAGGGCGAAGAAGACCGCTTGCTCGGCTTTGAAGACATGCACAACACCGTGTTCTACCGCAGCGAAGAAGAGGCGGTGGAGAAGATCAAACTGCTGCAAAGCGATCCGGAACTGGCAGAGCGTATTGCCCGCAACGGCCAGGAGTTTGCGCAAAGTCGTTATTCCTTTGCCCGTGTCGGTCAGGCGCTGGCCACGGAAATCCAGCGTGAGATGCGCCCATGGCAGCCGCCTTCAGCGTTTACACGGTTCTGGGTGAAGCTGCGTTACGGAATGAAGGTGCCGGTCTGA
- a CDS encoding metal ABC transporter ATPase, with product MPRTLIRKNPSNFKTLPLFVEATPEGLTYQSVGMPLNFAQTLQRRKPVSVADTERFSLELANLGVSVRLTLHWQNRDYWVLVRQRRQDRGDVVLKLISGYVPAHELNIPLHTAIQEIAEECLLETPEGWLGGRFNDTWLPAPYSAALHYREALPFRLTPLSGSARPIRSANLQLLERPRAYVHLPTASLQLIYDLRLDVPKEAKSLSLFHVDERLEGDQLVARLDRKRPDLYLMPLKDGAPLAELYTLKRDKLVAASTRGLYLAESFATQTGWVVREERIRWKDWLVQQGLQPAKAPRQGLKQLSIKALRLVGLGKKTAK from the coding sequence ATGCCGCGCACGCTCATCAGAAAGAACCCGAGCAACTTCAAGACCCTGCCGCTGTTCGTCGAAGCTACCCCCGAAGGCCTGACCTATCAGAGCGTCGGCATGCCGCTGAACTTTGCGCAGACCTTGCAGCGACGCAAACCGGTGAGCGTGGCCGACACTGAGCGTTTCTCGCTGGAGTTGGCCAATCTCGGCGTTTCGGTACGTCTGACCCTGCATTGGCAGAATCGCGATTATTGGGTGCTGGTGCGCCAGCGCCGACAGGACCGTGGCGACGTCGTGCTCAAATTGATTTCCGGTTACGTGCCGGCGCATGAGCTGAATATTCCGCTGCACACGGCGATTCAGGAAATTGCCGAAGAGTGCTTGCTCGAGACACCGGAAGGCTGGCTCGGCGGGCGTTTCAACGACACCTGGCTGCCAGCACCCTACTCTGCGGCCCTGCATTATCGCGAAGCCCTGCCGTTTCGCCTGACGCCATTGTCCGGCTCCGCGCGCCCCATACGCAGCGCCAATCTGCAATTGCTCGAACGGCCCCGGGCCTATGTGCACCTTCCAACCGCCTCGCTGCAATTGATTTACGACTTGCGCCTGGATGTGCCCAAGGAAGCCAAGTCCCTGAGCCTGTTCCACGTCGACGAGCGTCTGGAGGGTGATCAACTAGTGGCCCGACTCGACCGCAAGCGCCCCGACCTGTACTTGATGCCACTCAAGGACGGCGCACCACTGGCCGAGTTGTACACGCTCAAGCGCGACAAACTCGTTGCCGCCAGCACCCGAGGTCTGTATTTGGCCGAAAGCTTTGCGACACAAACCGGCTGGGTCGTGCGCGAGGAGCGGATTCGCTGGAAGGACTGGCTGGTGCAACAGGGCCTGCAACCGGCAAAAGCCCCGCGTCAGGGGCTCAAGCAGTTGAGTATCAAGGCGCTGCGATTAGTCGGGCTAGGCAAAAAAACCGCCAAATAG
- a CDS encoding aldo/keto reductase, with protein MTIATLHDLHRPLGSTGLTVSPLGLGTVKLGRDQGVKYPNGFQIPGDDEARMLLRQARDLGINLIDTAPAYGRSEERLGPLLRGQRQDWVIVSKVGEEFADGLSRHDFSAAHTRMSVERSLQRLETDFIDLVLVHSDGNDMAILEHEDVYATLAALKAEGKIRGFGFSGKTVEGGLKALEQGDCAMVTYNLNEQNEKAVIDYAAAHGKAILVKKALASGHVCLSPGVDPVRASFELLFAQPGVASAIVGTINPLHLAHNVATVAQVLRGH; from the coding sequence ATGACCATTGCCACCCTGCATGACCTGCATCGTCCTTTGGGCAGCACCGGTCTGACGGTTTCGCCACTGGGCCTGGGCACGGTCAAACTCGGCCGTGACCAAGGGGTGAAATACCCCAACGGTTTTCAGATTCCCGGCGACGACGAAGCGCGCATGCTGCTGCGTCAGGCGCGCGATCTGGGCATCAATCTGATCGACACCGCTCCGGCTTATGGTCGCAGCGAAGAACGCCTTGGCCCGTTGCTACGCGGCCAGCGGCAAGACTGGGTAATCGTCAGCAAGGTCGGCGAGGAGTTTGCCGATGGCCTGTCGCGCCACGATTTCAGTGCAGCACACACACGGATGTCGGTGGAACGCAGTCTGCAACGTCTTGAAACCGATTTTATCGACCTGGTGCTGGTGCACTCCGACGGCAACGACATGGCCATCCTCGAGCATGAAGATGTTTACGCGACACTCGCAGCGCTCAAGGCCGAAGGCAAGATTCGCGGCTTCGGCTTCTCCGGCAAAACCGTCGAAGGTGGCTTGAAAGCACTGGAGCAAGGCGACTGCGCGATGGTCACCTACAATCTGAACGAACAAAACGAGAAAGCTGTCATTGACTATGCTGCTGCCCACGGCAAAGCCATTCTGGTGAAAAAAGCCTTGGCCAGCGGTCATGTTTGCCTGAGCCCGGGCGTCGATCCGGTGCGCGCCAGCTTCGAATTGCTGTTCGCGCAACCTGGCGTAGCCAGTGCTATTGTCGGCACGATCAATCCGCTGCACCTCGCCCACAACGTTGCGACCGTTGCCCAGGTCCTACGTGGTCACTGA